The Humulus lupulus chromosome 4, drHumLupu1.1, whole genome shotgun sequence genome has a window encoding:
- the LOC133832082 gene encoding uncharacterized protein LOC133832082, with the protein MSFFAKSGSITHHPLLNDSNYPYWKVRMKAIIKSLYEKAWRSILTDLTPPTESRDLTKHSRLVMLTTRFENLRMTETKSLTEFYERLFDIANEYFSLGEKLENSVLVRKIVRVLLDRFQTKLTVIEEAKDLDTMKAEELMGSLRTFELNQQIRQKEKPYALKEKSIALKILKEKNSDDDVYEDKMALLTNNFKKYMKKIGNKKPIFKSSKSNNFSKPFDNNYKRGDSESSDEEDNSNNALTFVVSGLTQNSKVEFVCLKHIVQEEKNSECESNEYDLDEDFLKESYKDMYDQWLNVCSNNRLMASNDKSLKKMNDKLDNIVKNLENDVIAKDSEIKRLLKEINLMVKGVKILNPNSRILVDVICAGQKAVGKPPKKIWVKKNELKCLAAFTCHKTRASNSWYFDSGHSRHMIGDANILTNFKSLKCGVVTFGDCMTWNIVAKSTLNLDGLPKLKNVLLVEGLKVNLISISQICDQYFIVNFSRDDCNVVDQNVLLLKFSNDFSSLVLVGFINHRCQKGRTNFVGLVVGLVVFWFLYVLMIVNERRHDHEMKILDGVWSA; encoded by the exons atgtctttctttgcaaaaAGTGGTTCTATAACACATCATCCAttgttgaatgactctaactatccttattggaaagttagaatgaaagCTATCATCAAATCACTatatgaaaaggcatggagatcaATCTTAACAGATTTGACACCACCTACTGAGTCTCGTGATCtaacaaag CACTCTAGGCTTGTGATGTTAACTACaagatttgaaaatcttagaatgactGAAACTAAGTCTCTGACCGAATTCTATGAAAGATTATTTgatattgctaatgaatatttttccTTGGGTGAAAAATTAGAAAATAGTGTgttagttcgaaaaattgttagagttcttctTGACAGGTTTCAAACTAAGCTCACGGTGATTGAGGAGGCAAAAGATCTTGATACAATGAAAGCAGAGGAGTTGATGGGTtctcttcgaacttttgaactcaATCAACAAATTCGTCAAAAGGAGAAACCATATGCTCTTAAAGAGAAATCAATTGCTCTTAAAATATTAAAGGAGAAAAACTcggatgatgatgtttatgaagATAAGATGGCCTTGTTGACcaacaattttaaaaaatacatgaaaaagattGGAAACAAGAAACCTATATTCAAATCTTCCAAAAGTAACAACTTCTCTAAACCTTTTGATAATAACTATAAGAGAGGT gactctgaaagtagCGATGAagaagataactcaaacaatgCCTTAACTTTTGTTGTTTCTGGATTAACCCAAAATTCAAAGGTTGAGTTTGTTTGTCTAAAACATATTGTTCAGGAAGAGAAAAATTCTGAATGTGAATCCAATGAATACGATCTGGATGAGGATTTTTTGAAAGAGTCGTACAAAGACATGTACGATCAATGGTTAAATGTATGTTCTAATAATCGCTTAATGGCAAGTAATGACAAATCTTTAAAGAAAATGAATGATAAACTTGACAATATTGTGAAAAATCTTGAAAATGATGTTATTGCCAAAGACTCTGAAATTAAGcgattattaaaagaaattaacCTCATGGTTAAAGGTGTGAAAATTCTTAatccaaattctaggattttggTTGATGTAATATGTGCAGGACAAAAG GCTGTGGGAAAACCACCCAAAAAGATTTGGGtaaagaaaaatgaattaaaGTGTCTTGCTGCGTTTACTTGTCATAAAACTCGTGCTTCTaattcttggtattttgatagtggacaTTCTAGACATATGATAGGTGATGCAAATATACTCACCAATTTCAAATCTTTGAAATGTGGTGTTGTAACTTTTGGTGATTGTATGACATGGAACATTGTTGCAAAAAGTACCCTAAATCTTGATGGGTTGCCAAAATTGAAAAATGTTTTACTTGTTGAAGGACTTAAAGTTAatttaattagcataagtcaaatttgtgaccaataCTTCATAGTAAACTTTTCTCGTGATGATTGCAATGTTGTTGATCAAAATG TTCTCCTTCTCAAATTTAGTAATGATTTCTCTTCTCTTGTTCTTGTGGGATTCATAAATCATAGGTGCCAAAAAGGGAGAACCAACTTTGTGGG CCTTGTTGTGGGTTTGGTTGTATTTTGGTTCTTATATGTTTTGATGATTGTTAATGAAAGGAGACATGATCATGAGATGAAGATTTTGGATGGTGTATGGTCGGCCTAA